Proteins encoded by one window of Companilactobacillus ginsenosidimutans:
- the guaA gene encoding glutamine-hydrolyzing GMP synthase, with amino-acid sequence MSKQWPDADGIVVIDYGSQYNQLITRRIRDFGIYSELMPNTITAAEIKEINPKGIILSGGPNSVYDKDAFTIDQEIYKLGIPILGICYGMQLMSYNLGGDVESADNREYGKADIEVTDDSTVLFNGLPKNQFVWMSHGDLVRKAPEGFKVVATSKNAPISSIANDEKKMYGIQFHAEVRNTEFGLDILKKFAFDVCGAEANWSMDDFIDQQIEKIRAEVGDKKVLLALSGGVDSSVVGVLLHKAIGTQLTSIFVDHGLLRKNEADQVMESLEGKFGLNIIKVDAQKRFLDKLDGVTDPERKRKIIGNEFIQVFNDEASKLEGIDFLAQGTLYTDVIESGTSTAQTIKSHHNVGGLPEDMHFKLIEPLRTLFKDETRELGEKLGIPHDLVWRQPFPGPGLGIRVIGAVTQEKLEIVRDSDWILRDEIKKAGLEEDIWQYFTVLPGIRSVGVMGDGRTYDYTVGIRAVTSIDGMTADFAKIPWDVLQKISVRIVNEVDHVNRIVYDITSKPPATIEWE; translated from the coding sequence TTGAGCAAACAGTGGCCTGATGCTGACGGCATCGTTGTTATCGATTATGGTAGTCAATACAATCAATTGATTACGCGTCGTATTCGTGATTTTGGTATTTATTCTGAGCTTATGCCTAACACGATTACTGCGGCTGAAATTAAAGAGATCAATCCTAAGGGTATTATCTTGTCTGGTGGACCAAACTCCGTCTACGACAAGGATGCTTTTACTATTGATCAAGAGATTTACAAATTAGGAATTCCTATTTTGGGTATTTGTTACGGAATGCAACTCATGTCCTACAATTTGGGCGGGGATGTTGAGTCCGCTGACAACCGTGAATATGGAAAAGCTGACATTGAAGTTACTGATGATTCAACTGTTCTATTCAATGGTCTACCTAAGAATCAATTCGTTTGGATGAGTCATGGTGACTTAGTCCGCAAAGCTCCAGAAGGTTTCAAAGTTGTAGCTACAAGTAAGAATGCACCTATTTCATCTATCGCAAATGATGAAAAGAAGATGTATGGTATTCAATTCCATGCCGAAGTTCGTAACACTGAATTCGGATTAGACATTTTGAAGAAATTTGCTTTCGACGTCTGTGGTGCCGAAGCAAATTGGTCTATGGATGATTTCATCGACCAACAAATTGAAAAAATCCGTGCTGAAGTTGGCGACAAGAAGGTCTTACTAGCCCTATCTGGTGGTGTTGACTCATCAGTTGTTGGTGTTTTACTACACAAAGCAATTGGTACTCAACTAACAAGTATTTTCGTTGACCACGGTTTGCTACGTAAGAACGAAGCTGACCAAGTTATGGAAAGTTTGGAAGGTAAGTTTGGCCTAAACATTATCAAAGTAGACGCGCAAAAACGTTTCTTAGATAAACTTGATGGCGTAACTGACCCCGAAAGAAAACGTAAAATCATTGGTAACGAATTCATCCAAGTGTTTAACGACGAAGCTTCAAAGCTTGAAGGAATCGACTTTTTAGCACAAGGAACACTTTACACAGACGTTATCGAAAGTGGTACAAGTACCGCTCAAACAATCAAATCACACCACAACGTAGGTGGACTTCCCGAAGACATGCACTTCAAGTTAATCGAACCCCTACGTACATTGTTCAAAGATGAAACACGTGAACTTGGCGAAAAATTAGGCATTCCACATGACCTAGTATGGCGTCAACCATTCCCAGGCCCAGGCCTAGGAATCCGTGTCATCGGAGCAGTTACACAAGAAAAACTAGAAATCGTCAGAGATTCAGATTGGATCCTACGTGACGAAATCAAAAAAGCCGGCTTAGAAGAAGATATCTGGCAATACTTTACAGTATTACCAGGAATCCGTTCAGTCGGTGTAATGGGAGACGGCAGAACTTACGACTACACAGTCGGGATTAGAGCCGTAACCTCAATTGACGGAATGACAGCCGATTTTGCTAAGATTCCATGGGATGTCTTGCAAAAGATATCTGTTAGAATCGTAAACGAAGTCGACCACGTCAACCGTATAGTGTACGACATTACAAGTAAGCCACCCGCAACTATTGAGTGGGAATAA
- a CDS encoding nuclear transport factor 2 family protein — protein MTENNLPEAIKNFVSYTNSADSEKFVSLFTPNAVLNDWGTEYHTPKEIAKWNQTDNIGKNSQFEIVDSKEDGTNQWIVTLKVSGNGFNGVSPFKMIVKDNKLESVQILPD, from the coding sequence ATGACAGAAAATAATCTACCAGAGGCAATCAAAAATTTCGTATCTTACACAAATAGTGCAGACTCAGAAAAATTCGTCAGCCTATTCACCCCAAACGCAGTCCTAAACGATTGGGGAACCGAATATCACACCCCAAAAGAAATAGCCAAATGGAATCAAACCGACAACATCGGCAAAAATTCCCAATTTGAAATAGTAGACTCAAAAGAAGACGGAACAAACCAATGGATAGTAACTCTAAAGGTAAGTGGCAACGGCTTTAATGGAGTAAGCCCATTCAAGATGATCGTAAAAGACAACAAGTTGGAAAGTGTTCAGATCTTACCCGATTAA
- a CDS encoding SGNH/GDSL hydrolase family protein, whose amino-acid sequence MKRIVLFGDSIMAGYHDGMVSSELTNRIRRAFPDDKIINLSVPGYKTSNAVAVTKKVANVKPDICVLGLGANDISTVDEIKPGKFAANLSYILEEVGADKSILISPPYTNWQKNPDRPWTRQLQFELVTEHLGKQYNLPYIDLLHKMASQTNVNSLLQADGLHFTNKGYDLLEDMLVPKIQGSLTNQSALVSN is encoded by the coding sequence ATGAAAAGAATAGTATTATTTGGCGATTCTATCATGGCAGGATACCATGATGGCATGGTTAGCAGTGAGCTAACTAATAGAATTAGACGTGCCTTTCCGGACGACAAGATTATTAATTTGTCTGTACCCGGATACAAGACAAGTAATGCTGTTGCAGTAACGAAGAAAGTTGCTAACGTTAAGCCTGACATTTGTGTGTTGGGCCTTGGTGCTAACGACATTTCGACGGTTGACGAGATTAAGCCTGGCAAGTTTGCCGCAAATCTTTCATATATATTGGAAGAAGTTGGCGCTGACAAATCAATCTTGATTTCGCCTCCATATACTAATTGGCAGAAAAATCCTGACCGCCCTTGGACTCGTCAATTACAATTTGAGCTAGTAACTGAGCATTTGGGTAAACAATACAATTTGCCTTATATTGATTTATTACATAAGATGGCATCTCAAACAAATGTCAATTCTTTGTTGCAAGCTGACGGTCTACACTTCACTAACAAGGGCTACGATTTACTGGAAGATATGTTGGTACCAAAGATCCAAGGGTCTTTAACTAATCAATCTGCATTAGTTTCCAACTAA
- a CDS encoding tRNA dihydrouridine synthase, with protein MTNSEYWNRIDEKAKSENRPFFSLAPMEAVTGSVFRRVVAKAAAPDVFYTEFTNALSITHPIAKKTTKGRLFIDPAENPKPIVQLWGNSEEDFAKAVAEVEKDGYEAIDLNMGCPDIAVIKNHSGSDLIRHFDTAQAVIDGARKTDLPVTIKTRIGYSEVDEYKEWIPFLLKQQAPVLTVHMRTREEMSKVPAHYELIDDLVKMRDELAPDTLLQINGDIADYQAGMKLAAEHPGVDGIMIGRGIFTNPYAFEKVPREHSSEELLSLLKYQLDLYDEFVAKGIPGHFAPLQRFFKVYVRGMKHAAEIRNDLMSTKTTDDARSVIAKIEAGGYM; from the coding sequence GTGACTAATTCAGAATACTGGAACCGCATTGATGAGAAAGCTAAATCAGAGAATCGCCCATTTTTCAGCTTGGCACCAATGGAAGCCGTAACTGGCTCAGTTTTCCGCAGAGTAGTGGCTAAGGCCGCTGCACCAGATGTGTTTTACACAGAATTTACTAATGCCCTGAGCATCACACACCCAATTGCAAAGAAAACCACTAAAGGTCGCCTTTTCATCGATCCAGCAGAGAATCCTAAGCCTATCGTTCAGCTTTGGGGTAATAGCGAAGAAGATTTTGCCAAAGCCGTTGCAGAAGTTGAAAAAGACGGTTACGAAGCAATTGACTTAAATATGGGCTGCCCAGATATTGCAGTCATCAAAAATCACAGTGGAAGTGACCTAATTCGCCACTTTGACACCGCTCAAGCAGTAATCGATGGTGCACGCAAAACTGATTTGCCAGTCACGATCAAAACTCGAATCGGTTATAGCGAAGTCGACGAATACAAAGAATGGATTCCATTTTTGTTGAAGCAACAAGCACCAGTTTTGACTGTCCACATGCGTACTCGAGAAGAAATGAGTAAAGTTCCAGCTCATTATGAATTAATCGATGATCTCGTAAAAATGCGTGACGAATTAGCGCCTGATACCTTATTGCAGATAAACGGTGACATTGCTGACTATCAAGCAGGAATGAAGTTAGCTGCCGAACATCCCGGGGTCGACGGAATTATGATTGGACGTGGAATATTCACTAACCCATATGCATTTGAAAAAGTACCCCGTGAACATTCAAGTGAAGAACTATTGAGCTTGTTGAAGTACCAGCTAGATTTGTACGACGAGTTCGTTGCCAAAGGAATTCCCGGACATTTTGCTCCTTTACAACGATTCTTCAAAGTATACGTTCGAGGGATGAAGCATGCCGCTGAGATTCGCAACGATTTGATGTCTACCAAGACAACAGATGACGCCAGATCAGTAATTGCAAAAATTGAAGCTGGCGGATATATGTAG
- a CDS encoding SGNH/GDSL hydrolase family protein, protein MSKARWLSLLAFLLMFVLVTGCSSKQSSSKHSSPKTEQKKTVKKTKPTKKTLATELKDSPKKTLVYSPLGDSLSVGLLADSKENRFSSQFTRTIAKETGKKVTEEGASSVGKTATNFGLPNVNTIIAQKPDIITVEFGTNDAADVTNPKALPAYQNSIHQILDQLQSQTKAKIILMTTWSPSNGDYVQNDLRFDKVVIKEGKDRNLPVVNLSKIWQGNPNVTGSTNNTSYNVWGSKDDFHPNQAGHDQIAKALTKVLNQEIK, encoded by the coding sequence ATGAGTAAAGCACGTTGGCTTTCTCTTTTAGCATTTTTATTGATGTTCGTTTTAGTCACCGGATGTTCGTCGAAACAATCAAGTTCGAAACATTCAAGTCCTAAAACTGAGCAGAAGAAAACTGTTAAGAAAACAAAACCAACTAAAAAAACTTTGGCAACTGAATTAAAAGACTCTCCTAAGAAAACACTAGTCTACTCACCTTTAGGTGATTCATTATCGGTGGGACTATTAGCAGATTCAAAGGAAAATCGTTTCAGTAGCCAATTTACACGCACTATTGCCAAGGAAACCGGCAAAAAGGTCACCGAGGAGGGCGCTTCGTCTGTTGGCAAAACAGCGACGAATTTTGGTCTCCCAAATGTGAATACGATTATTGCGCAAAAGCCTGATATCATAACCGTTGAATTTGGAACGAATGATGCGGCAGATGTCACAAATCCTAAGGCCTTACCTGCATATCAGAATTCAATCCATCAAATCTTGGATCAACTTCAATCGCAAACTAAGGCAAAAATTATTTTGATGACAACCTGGTCTCCTTCTAATGGCGACTATGTTCAAAATGACTTACGTTTTGATAAGGTCGTTATTAAAGAGGGGAAAGATCGTAATTTACCAGTGGTCAATTTGTCGAAAATTTGGCAAGGTAATCCGAATGTGACTGGTTCAACTAATAACACCAGCTACAACGTTTGGGGTAGTAAAGATGACTTTCATCCAAATCAAGCCGGCCACGACCAAATCGCCAAGGCATTGACGAAAGTATTGAATCAGGAGATTAAATAA
- a CDS encoding NAD(P)H-binding protein, whose translation MKFVLTGSLGHIGLPLTKQLVADGHDVTVISSNKNRAASIEQLGADAKIGNMLDEKFLTDSIKGADGVYLMMSFAHSDEQGMPNQLSKIIGATYSNAIRNSGVKNVINLSSVGADQGPEVGTLHIYQNIENAINEVEGINVTHIRPTSMYYNLLGDITTIKRADAIYANYPGDVVNSYVAPEDIAPVIAERLENPKSGVNVKYVASDEKTGAEVAQILGDTIGKKVKWIEITDEQKLQSLMNAGISEELATGITRMGAAHKLDAFYADYHKNHPTLGSTKLTDFAKEFAKIYNK comes from the coding sequence ATGAAATTTGTACTAACTGGATCTCTAGGTCACATTGGATTACCACTAACCAAACAATTAGTCGCTGATGGACATGACGTGACTGTAATTAGCAGTAATAAAAACCGTGCTGCAAGTATCGAACAACTAGGTGCTGACGCCAAAATTGGCAACATGTTGGATGAAAAATTTCTCACTGACTCTATTAAGGGTGCTGACGGTGTCTACTTGATGATGTCGTTCGCACATTCTGATGAGCAGGGGATGCCGAACCAATTGTCGAAAATTATTGGAGCTACGTATTCGAATGCGATTCGAAATAGTGGTGTTAAAAACGTCATCAATCTCAGTAGTGTCGGGGCCGACCAGGGTCCAGAAGTCGGCACTTTGCATATTTATCAAAATATCGAGAATGCTATTAACGAAGTTGAAGGAATCAACGTGACGCACATTAGACCAACTTCGATGTATTACAACTTACTTGGTGACATCACAACAATCAAACGTGCCGACGCCATATATGCCAATTATCCCGGGGATGTGGTTAATTCATACGTCGCACCAGAGGACATCGCCCCAGTAATCGCGGAACGACTGGAAAATCCAAAGTCAGGTGTGAACGTTAAATACGTTGCCAGCGACGAAAAAACCGGCGCAGAAGTTGCCCAAATTTTAGGAGACACCATCGGTAAAAAAGTTAAATGGATTGAAATCACCGATGAACAGAAACTCCAAAGTTTAATGAACGCCGGTATTTCCGAAGAGCTAGCCACCGGAATAACTAGAATGGGAGCAGCTCACAAACTAGATGCATTCTATGCGGATTATCACAAAAATCATCCAACATTAGGATCAACAAAGTTAACCGATTTTGCCAAAGAATTCGCAAAAATATATAACAAATAA
- the helD gene encoding RNA polymerase recycling motor HelD yields MANNSELEHLDEKKIEQDHLDEVIELVKNTENRLQEHIDIAEQDLEVINNAFDDIHVGMDGDAISFDAALSIHQQQQMLDERNNSWQQNRQRMEILKRLEKTPYFARLDFQEKGEPKRETIYIGMSSLTDSNDHFLIYDWRAPISSIYYDGNLGEVHYQSPDGDQEVDLFLKRQFLIENGKITSYFDTQETIGDQMLLEVLDEKSSTHMKGIVKTIQAEQNKIIRDTTSKLLFVQGAAGSGKTSAILQRIAYLLYRYRGNLTSSQVVMFSPNMLFNDYIKDVLPEMGEQNMVQMTFIQYVARRLPNLTVETLAEKFEHDDNQKRKQISKFVSDNEFFKILTNYSNLLNQSGMSFRDLKFKGKVFIPKEKIAEIYYGFGPQYNLGNRLDATVDRLVKMLHRKIGAEMRSKWVSERIENLSQEELQAMYRTADQEFKNGDQEQKFLARQIVTKTMQKVYEQIIHFRFVNVSANYLHFLQAVPKIADLAKYDVTEKQWDDYVQEFIDGMNNKTISINNITPYLYLYDLISGKHGELDMKFVFIDEIQDYTPFQLAYLKYNFPRARYTMLGDLNQSIFTKKNSQTLLTEVQSLFNADETKVVQLTHSYRSTKQITNYTKSILTNGQKIEPFNRDGDLPNVIMSDSIKGSVARVMDQLNKNDEDNYTTAIITKTLEEADSLQKILVKEGVAATLIKSENQRLAAGTIVLPSYLAKGLEFDAVIVWDASKDKFDEDEQQLIYTITSRAMHKLTITAIGELSQLLQRVPDKYYIVE; encoded by the coding sequence ATGGCAAACAATTCTGAATTAGAACATTTAGACGAAAAGAAAATTGAACAAGACCACCTTGATGAGGTGATTGAACTTGTTAAAAATACTGAAAATAGGCTTCAAGAACACATTGATATTGCTGAACAAGACCTTGAAGTGATCAATAATGCTTTCGACGATATCCATGTTGGTATGGATGGCGATGCGATTTCATTTGATGCTGCCTTGTCGATTCACCAACAACAACAGATGCTTGACGAGCGTAACAATAGTTGGCAACAAAATCGTCAACGTATGGAAATTTTGAAGCGTTTGGAGAAGACTCCTTACTTTGCGCGTCTGGATTTTCAAGAGAAGGGTGAACCTAAGCGTGAGACTATCTATATTGGGATGAGTTCTCTAACTGACAGTAACGATCACTTCTTGATTTACGATTGGCGTGCTCCAATTTCTTCTATTTATTACGATGGAAATTTGGGTGAGGTTCATTACCAATCTCCAGATGGTGACCAAGAGGTCGACCTATTCTTGAAACGTCAATTCTTGATTGAGAACGGTAAGATTACTTCTTACTTCGATACTCAAGAAACTATTGGAGATCAAATGTTGCTTGAAGTGTTGGACGAGAAATCTTCAACTCACATGAAGGGTATCGTTAAGACTATTCAAGCTGAGCAAAATAAGATTATCCGTGATACGACTTCGAAATTGTTGTTCGTTCAAGGTGCTGCCGGCTCTGGTAAGACTTCGGCTATTTTGCAACGTATCGCATATCTTCTATATAGATATCGTGGCAATCTGACATCAAGCCAAGTGGTTATGTTCTCGCCAAACATGCTTTTCAACGACTATATCAAGGACGTTCTTCCTGAAATGGGTGAACAAAACATGGTTCAGATGACCTTCATTCAATATGTTGCTCGTCGTCTACCTAACTTGACTGTTGAGACTTTGGCTGAAAAATTTGAACACGATGATAATCAAAAACGTAAGCAAATTTCTAAGTTTGTCTCAGATAATGAATTTTTCAAAATCCTGACAAATTATAGTAACTTGTTGAACCAAAGTGGAATGAGTTTCCGTGACTTGAAGTTCAAGGGTAAGGTTTTCATTCCTAAAGAAAAAATTGCTGAGATTTATTACGGATTCGGTCCGCAATATAATCTTGGTAACCGACTTGATGCGACTGTTGACCGACTTGTTAAGATGTTGCATCGTAAGATTGGTGCCGAAATGCGTTCGAAATGGGTTTCTGAACGTATCGAAAACTTGAGTCAAGAAGAGTTACAAGCTATGTATCGTACGGCTGACCAGGAATTCAAAAACGGCGATCAAGAGCAGAAGTTCTTGGCTCGTCAAATCGTAACTAAGACTATGCAAAAAGTTTATGAACAAATTATCCATTTCCGTTTCGTTAATGTATCTGCCAACTATCTTCACTTTTTACAAGCAGTTCCAAAGATTGCTGATTTGGCAAAATACGATGTTACTGAAAAGCAATGGGATGACTACGTTCAAGAATTCATCGATGGTATGAATAACAAGACGATTTCTATCAATAACATCACACCTTACTTGTACTTGTACGATTTGATTTCTGGAAAACATGGTGAGTTGGATATGAAGTTTGTCTTCATTGATGAAATTCAAGATTACACACCATTCCAATTGGCATATTTGAAATATAATTTCCCACGTGCAAGATACACGATGTTGGGTGATTTGAACCAGTCAATTTTCACGAAGAAGAACAGTCAAACACTGTTAACTGAGGTTCAAAGCTTGTTTAACGCTGACGAAACCAAAGTTGTTCAATTGACACATTCATATCGTTCAACCAAACAAATTACAAATTACACCAAATCAATTTTGACTAATGGCCAAAAAATTGAGCCATTCAATCGTGACGGTGACCTACCTAATGTCATTATGTCTGACAGTATTAAGGGTTCGGTTGCCCGTGTTATGGATCAATTGAATAAAAATGATGAGGACAATTATACAACCGCCATCATTACTAAAACTCTTGAAGAAGCTGATTCTTTGCAAAAGATTCTTGTTAAAGAGGGCGTCGCTGCTACTTTGATCAAGTCGGAAAACCAACGTTTGGCTGCCGGAACTATTGTGCTTCCTTCTTACTTGGCTAAGGGACTGGAGTTTGATGCTGTTATTGTTTGGGATGCTTCTAAGGATAAGTTTGATGAGGACGAGCAGCAGTTGATTTATACTATTACTTCTCGTGCTATGCATAAGCTTACTATTACTGCTATTGGCGAGTTGTCCCAGCTGTTGCAGAGGGTTCCGGATAAGTATTATATTGTGGAATAG
- a CDS encoding GPP34 family phosphoprotein yields MDLNIPQKYFILSCNEKGSVRIFKNTRRRAFLAEASFFDLALNDVIDLTDNSVIINKLLPDDKAYLNEFFQIINKNQGKSVTHVLRAMATHEHITKQIYNEIGDSLVDKVDVTKAVTGVFRKTNNYIPNYQVKTDLVKEMRNEILNADRISPDTFAVLSTLYGNHDLKIFFTPFEQKQLKTKIKEASVDPTYDKLITLSKRLNMVVLTVLG; encoded by the coding sequence ATGGACTTAAATATCCCTCAAAAGTATTTTATTTTATCATGTAATGAAAAAGGTAGCGTGCGTATTTTCAAGAATACGCGCCGCCGAGCTTTTTTAGCTGAAGCCTCTTTTTTCGATTTGGCTTTAAACGACGTTATTGACCTCACGGATAATAGTGTAATTATCAACAAGCTTCTACCTGATGACAAGGCATATTTGAATGAATTTTTCCAAATCATTAATAAAAATCAAGGTAAGAGTGTAACTCATGTCTTGCGCGCGATGGCAACTCACGAGCACATTACAAAACAGATCTACAACGAAATTGGTGATTCCTTAGTTGATAAGGTTGATGTCACAAAAGCTGTAACAGGAGTATTCCGCAAAACTAATAACTACATCCCTAACTACCAAGTTAAGACTGATTTAGTTAAGGAAATGCGCAACGAAATATTGAACGCTGACAGAATTTCACCGGATACATTTGCTGTTTTATCAACATTATATGGTAATCATGACTTAAAGATATTCTTTACTCCTTTTGAACAAAAACAACTCAAAACTAAAATTAAAGAAGCATCTGTCGATCCAACTTATGACAAACTAATTACTTTATCAAAACGCTTAAACATGGTAGTTTTGACCGTTCTAGGATAA
- the coaA gene encoding type I pantothenate kinase, with the protein MQDLSNYYHFSRDEWQNFHGEKHTQAITDAELLKIKSLDDEISIDDVKVIYAPIRHLLHVYLKNYRKLVKLKNEFINNENKKVPFIIGVSGSVAVGKSTTARLLKIMLERAYPQYVVGQMTTDGFLYPSKVLKKKGLMEKKGFPETYDMPKLIQFLSDVKTNNGPVKYPLYSHNIYDIIPGKYEEVNNPDILIVEGINVLQLPSNANIYVSDFFDFSIFIDAHADDIEEWFLNRFIKLLDMAKDDVNSYYHQFTTISRNDAVQMAKDVWNDINYPNLLNYIEPTRSRANLILHKSSKHQIDTVFLRKY; encoded by the coding sequence ATGCAAGATTTGTCAAATTACTATCATTTTTCTCGCGATGAGTGGCAAAATTTCCATGGTGAAAAACACACACAAGCCATCACCGACGCCGAATTGTTAAAAATCAAATCACTAGACGACGAAATTTCAATCGACGACGTCAAGGTTATTTATGCACCAATCCGCCATCTGTTGCACGTCTATCTGAAAAATTATCGCAAACTCGTCAAGTTGAAAAATGAGTTTATCAATAATGAAAATAAGAAAGTGCCGTTCATTATCGGAGTTTCAGGATCAGTCGCAGTTGGTAAAAGTACCACCGCGAGATTATTGAAGATTATGCTTGAGAGGGCATACCCGCAATACGTAGTGGGTCAAATGACGACCGACGGTTTTTTGTATCCCAGTAAAGTCCTCAAGAAAAAAGGTTTAATGGAGAAAAAAGGTTTCCCGGAAACTTACGATATGCCGAAATTAATCCAATTTCTGAGTGATGTCAAAACTAATAATGGACCAGTGAAATATCCATTATACTCGCACAATATTTATGACATCATTCCGGGTAAATATGAAGAGGTTAATAATCCGGATATTTTGATTGTTGAAGGTATCAACGTTTTGCAGCTGCCTTCAAACGCCAACATTTATGTCAGTGACTTTTTCGACTTCTCAATTTTCATTGACGCACACGCTGACGATATTGAGGAATGGTTCCTGAATCGATTTATTAAGCTACTCGATATGGCGAAGGACGATGTTAATAGTTATTATCATCAATTCACCACCATATCGCGGAATGACGCCGTACAAATGGCAAAAGATGTATGGAACGATATAAATTATCCTAATTTGCTGAATTATATTGAACCCACTCGCTCTCGTGCTAACTTAATTTTGCATAAATCGTCGAAACACCAAATTGATACGGTATTTTTGCGGAAATATTAG
- a CDS encoding bacteriocin immunity protein gives MAKNDEKVEQMLDQLSKAYSDPEVQKRADLKTVIFNSAQQLEKNRDPDLTSSKLCKSLTLAYLAGKEGYPKAAIILFNQLKGKEVKYDGVALASLMMPVWF, from the coding sequence ATGGCTAAAAATGATGAAAAAGTAGAACAAATGTTAGACCAATTGAGCAAAGCTTATTCAGATCCAGAAGTGCAAAAACGTGCCGATTTGAAGACAGTTATTTTTAATTCTGCTCAACAATTGGAAAAGAACCGCGACCCTGATTTGACATCTTCTAAGTTGTGCAAGTCATTGACTCTTGCTTACTTGGCTGGTAAAGAGGGTTATCCTAAGGCTGCTATTATTTTGTTTAATCAGTTGAAGGGTAAAGAGGTTAAGTATGATGGTGTTGCTTTGGCTTCTTTGATGATGCCGGTTTGGTTTTAA